In a single window of the Diospyros lotus cultivar Yz01 chromosome 10, ASM1463336v1, whole genome shotgun sequence genome:
- the LOC127810853 gene encoding uncharacterized protein LOC127810853: MDFFKSVFSDDPEPPSSPPKSQDHPNPNPSMSAITNAWSFGGLIKTIASKSESVIDTYRRDLEEFGSGLRKETAAIGEVASRAVKDLPRSFESGAVKAQGSLESVGLTIDHLGNTVSQIISHGTDSILDSDSDPDSEASDAKQIGRNECYSRPNCRADTEIRAIQCDLNTYCEEPEDLGEYNEWRLGFDLDEKGGEIENLIEENGVIGEICDEVVPSRVDKETFWYRYFYRVYKLRKAEEAKTRVVKRAISGDEEEDLSWDVDDDDYEDSDRSTLKGVPKEQVQEIDSSEKSINDSGHGSKDKTLRSEDDEKGHGRLCLDGSESGESKLDSKIDDKLGSEGKAENGGSCKDSDFSVVSSQPSMPEEEELCWDEIEDIARADEVKVPASGSPTRADLRKRLSAMEEEEDLTWDIEDDDEPIKS; the protein is encoded by the coding sequence atggACTTCTTCAAATCTGTCTTCTCAGACGATCCAGAACCGCCAAGCTCCCCGCCAAAATCACAGGACCATCCCAATCCAAACCCTTCAATGTCTGCAATTACTAACGCTTGGTCATTCGGTGGTTTGATCAAAACCATAGCGTCCAAGTCGGAGTCGGTTATCGACACCTACCGGCGCGATCTCGAGGAGTTCGGTTCCGGCCTGAGGAAAGAGACGGCGGCGATCGGCGAAGTAGCCAGCCGCGCCGTGAAGGACCTCCCGAGGTCGTTCGAGTCCGGGGCGGTCAAGGCGCAGGGGTCTCTTGAATCGGTGGGGCTAACAATCGATCATCTCGGCAACACCGTGTCTCAGATCATTTCTCACGGTACGGACTCGATTCTCGATAGCGATAGCGATCCCGATAGTGAAGCTTCTGATGCTAAGCAGATTGGTAGAAATGAGTGTTATTCAAGGCCTAATTGTAGGGCTGATACTGAAATTCGAGCGATTCAGTGTGATCTGAATACGTATTGCGAGGAACCGGAGGATTTGGGGGAGTACAATGAGTGGAGATTAGGGTTTGATCTGGATGAGAAAGGTGGGGAGATTGAGAATTTGATTGAAGAGAATGGGGTGATTGGAGAGATCTGCGATGAGGTTGTTCCAAGTAGGGTTGATAAGGAGACTTTTTGGTATAGATACTTCTATAGGGTTTACAAGCTTAGGAAGGCAGAGGAAGCAAAAACTAGGGTTGTGAAGAGGGCGATTTCGGGGGATGAGGAGGAAGACTTGAGCTGGGATGTcgatgatgatgattatgaaGACAGTGATAGGTCTACCTTGAAGGGTGTTCCGAAAGAACAAGTTCAAGAGATtgattcttcagaaaagtctaTCAATGATTCTGGGCATGGGAGCAAAGATAAGACTTTAAGaagtgaagatgatgaaaagGGTCATGGAAGATTGTGTTTAGATGGGTCTGAATCTGGTGAGAGTAAGTTGGATAGCAAAATTGATGATAAATTGGGTTCTGAAGGAAAGGCTGAAAATGGTGGATCCTGCAAGGATAGTGACTTTTCGGTTGTGTCAAGCCAACCATCAATGCCTGAGGAAGAAGAGCTTTGTTGGGATGAGATCGAAGATATAGCAAGAGCAGATGAGGTCAAGGTGCCTGCAAGTGGAAGCCCAACTCGAGCCGATTTGCGCAAGAGGCTGAGTGCCatggaggaagaggaagaccTCACTTGGGAtattgaagatgatgatgagccGATCAAGTCATGA
- the LOC127812172 gene encoding BI1-like protein, with the protein MEMEGFSRVSTKGDIEDGMLYPGIGYGENQLRWGFIRKVYGILCAQLLLTTAVSSVAVLYSPVTDVLLGNTPLFLFLVFLPLFLLWPMYVYQQRHPLNLVILGLFTVAISLTVGVSCANTDGRIVLEALILTSAVVASLTGYTFWASKKGKDFSYLGPILFTSLFTLVLAGFIQMFFPLGSTSVAIYGGIGAVIFSGYIVYDTDNLIKRFTYDEYIWASVTLYLDILNLFLYILRILRQADN; encoded by the exons atggagatggagggaTTCTCGAGAGTGAGCACGAAGGGTGACATAGAAGATGGGATGCTGTACCCAGGGATCGGCTACGGCGAGAACCAGCTGCGATGGGGCTTCATACGCAAGGTCTACGGCATCCTCTGCGCCCAGCTCCTCCTCACCACCGCCGTTTCCTCCGTCGCCGTCCTCTACTCTCCCGTCACCGACGTCCTCCTCGGCAACACccccctcttcctcttccttgtCTTCCTTCCACTCTTCT TACTGTGGCCCATGTATGTGTACCAGCAAAGACATCCGCTGAACTTGGTTATCCTCGGACTGTTTACTGTGGCCATCAGTCTCACTGTTGGTGTAAGCTGTGCCAATACGGATG GAAGAATTGTGCTCGAAGCTTTAATTTTGACATCAGCTGTAGTGGCCTCCTTGACTGGATACACTTTCTGGGCTTCTAAGAAGGGCAAGGACTTCAGCTATCTTGGTCCAATCTTGTTCACTAGCCTCTTTACCCTTGTTTTGGCTGGTTTTATCCAG ATGTTCTTCCCACTCGGTTCTACCTCAGTTGCCATCTATGGCGGAATTGGTGCCGTCATTTTCTCGGGCTACATTGTCTACGACACAGATAACCTGATCAAGCGGTTCACATACGACGAGTACATTTGGGCATCTGTCACTCTCTATTTGGACATTCTCAACCTCTTCCTTTACATCTTGAGGATTCTGAGGCAGGCCGACAACTAG
- the LOC127811840 gene encoding protein FAR1-RELATED SEQUENCE 7-like — protein MNREELGNIMTVRAKPINALVVRNGRREEEGESKLEPQVGLEFDSAEDAQEFYNLYATQAGFRIRIGQLYRSRVDGSVISRRFVCSKEGFQTNSRTGCPAFIRVQKNDSGKWVLANVKKEHNHDLGLPGEIRPPHIQRKAIPAPRSSVTVSCRTGIRSLEEEDGHPSPSGVLDVKRLKREEAEGVIRIEPYKGLEFSSANEAYKFYYAYAVSTGFKVRIGQLFRSKHDGSITSRRFVCSKEGHQHPSRVGCGAFMRIQKQESGRWVVDRLQKEHNHDLDFPIDASRLVAAAPKAFREELNSGLENLDLAETNGGLNLARGVRQSIIGSDWYPVLLEYFQSRQAEDTGFFYAIEVDDGKCMSIFWADGRSRFSCCQFGDAIVFDTTYRASNYLVPFASFIGINHHRQPVLLGCALIADETEESFTWVFQTWLKAMSGRHPLSIVADQDKAIQHSIAQVFPGTHHRFSAWQIKAKEQQHLGALLSINSEFKYEYESCICQSQTPSEFDSAWNVLINKYDLKESAWLKEMYKTRKSWAPLHIRGTFFAGIPVDGSMKSFFGTFLNAQTPLDEFVLRYDKALEQRREEEGKEDFNSFNLQAVLHTKDPIEEQGRRLYTMTMFKAFQKELLECYSYVGIKINVEGAISRYLVQKCGNVDERNTVAFNASNLNVSCSCKMFEFEGVLCRHALKVFQIMNIRELPSRYILHRWTKNAKCGSLRDVDSGGGSQDFRALMVWSLREEARSYIEAGATSLERFKLAFDIMQEGRRNICWQN, from the coding sequence ATGAATAGAGAAGAGCTTGGAAATATTATGACTGTGAGGGCAAAGCCAATAAATGCATTGGTTGTGAGAAATGGACGcagagaggaagaaggagagtCAAAGCTTGAACCACAGGTGGGGTTAGAGTTTGATTCCGCAGAAGATGCCCAGGAGTTTTATAATTTGTATGCAACACAAGCAGGATTCAGAATTAGGATTGGGCAGTTGTACCGGTCCAGAGTTGATGGATCTGTTATCTCTCGGAGATTTGTGTGTTCAAAGGAAGGTTTCCAGACCAATTCTAGAACAGGATGTCCAGCCTTCATAAGGGTACAAAAAAATGATTCTGGGAAGTGGGTTCTGGCAAATGTCAAGAAAGAGCACAATCATGATCTTGGACTTCCAGGGGAAATACGTCCACCCCATATACAAAGGAAAGCCATTCCTGCTCCAAGATCATCAGTTACTGTATCCTGTAGGACAGGAATAAGGTCACTTGAGGAGGAAGATGGACACCCAAGCCCATCAGGTGTCCTTGATGTCAAACGCCTCAAAAGGGAAGAAGCAGAAGGAGTAATCAGAATTGAACCATACAAAGGTCTGGAGTTCAGTTCTGCTAATGAAGCATACAAATTTTACTATGCGTATGCAGTTAGTACTGGCTTCAAAGTTCGGATTGGCCAGTTGTTTCGTTCAAAACATGATGGCTCCATTACATCTAGGAGATTTGTGTGCTCAAAGGAAGGGCATCAGCACCCTTCGAGAGTAGGTTGTGGTGCATTTATGAGGATTCAGAAACAAGAATCAGGAAGGTGGGTGGTTGATCGTCTTCAAAAAGAACACAATCATGATCTTGATTTTCCAATTGATGCTAGTCGACTGGTAGCTGCTGCACCAAAAGCATTTAGAGAAGAACTAAATAGTGGGTTAGAGAATTTAGATTTAGCGGAAACGAATGGTGGTCTAAACCTTGCCAGAGGAGTCCGACAAAGCATTATTGGAAGTGATTGGTATCCTGTTCTACTTGAGTATTTTCAGTCTCGTCAAGCAGAGGATACTGGTTTCTTTTATGCAATAGAAGTTGATGATGGCAAATGCATGAGCATTTTCTGGGCTGATGGCAGGTCTAGATTTTCATGCTGCCAATTTGGGGATGCAATTGTCTTTGACACAACATACAGGGCCAGTAATTATTTGgttccatttgcttcattcaTTGGAATCAACCACCATAGGCAACCAGTGCTTCTTGGGTGTGCTTTGATTGCTGATGAAACTGAGGAATCTTTTACTTGGGTGTTTCAAACATGGCTCAAGGCAATGTCGGGGCGCCATCCTTTGTCAATAGTTGCTGATCAAGATAAGGCTATCCAACATTCAATAGCACAGGTTTTCCCAGGTACACATCATCGTTTTTCTGCATGGCAAATTAAGGCCAAGGAACAGCAACATTTGGGAGCACTGCTTTCCATAAATTCAGAGTtcaaatatgaatatgaatcCTGCATTTGTCAGAGTCAGACACCTAGTGAATTTGATTCTGCATGGAATGTACTCATAAACAAGTATGACTTGAAAGAGAGTGCTTGGTTGAAAGAAATGTACAAGACACGCAAAAGTTGGGCTCCATTGCATATACGGGGCACGTTCTTTGCAGGTATCCCTGTGGATGGTAGCATGAAGTCCTTTTTTGGTACATTTTTGAATGCCCAAACTCCCCTTGATGAATTTGTTCTACGTTATGACAAAGCCCTTGAACAACGCCGTGAGGAGGAAGGAAAGGAGGATTTCAACTCATTTAACTTGCAAGCTGTTTTGCACACAAAAGATCCCATAGAAGAACAGGGTAGAAGGCTTTATACAATGACAATGTTCAAAGCATTCCAGAAAGAGCTTTTGGAATGCTATAGTTATGTTGGTATAAAGATTAATGTGGAAGGTGCTATTAGTAGATATTTGGTGCAGAAGTGCGGGAATGTGGATGAAAGGAATACTGTTGCCTTCAATGCATCAAATCTTAATGTTAGTTGTAGTTGTAAAATGTTTGAATTTGAAGGTGTGCTGTGTAGACATGCTCTGAAAGTCTTTCAGATAATGAACATAAGGGAACTTCCATCTCGCTACATATTACATAGGTGGACGAAAAATGCAAAGTGTGGTAGTCTAAGGGATGTTGATTCAGGAGGTGGCTCTCAAGATTTTCGTGCCTTGATGGTTTGGAGTTTAAGAGAAGAAGCCCGCAGCTATATTGAGGCAGGGGCAACATCTCTAGAAAGATTCAAACTTGCTTTTGACATTATGCAAGAGGGTAGAAGAAATATTTGTTGGCAAAACTGA